TAATGCAATAGTGGAGAGGAAGAAAAATTGAAGGGAGATGGATGTGCTCCTGATTAAGGAAGAAATTATgtggaagcagagatcatgtttggATAAAATGAAATGGGGGCATAGAAACACCGAATTTTTCCATAGGAAGGCCAATTGAAGAGCAAAGAAGAATAATATATCTGCTATCAGAAGAAGCGATGGATCTCTTTCCCATGACATGGATGAAATCAAAGGTATCACAAATTCTTTTTTCAAGAACATTTATTCTTGTGATTCTATGGTAAATCCATCACGTATTTTGTCTCTTGTGAAACTGGTGTTGAATGATAAAATGAATGAGGATCTCTGCAAACATTTTTCTGAACAAGAAATCAGTGATGCCCTCTTTCAAATTGGGTCGTTAAAGGCCCCGGGGCCAGATGGGTTCCCTGCCAGGTTTTTTTCAGAGGAATTGGGGTTTGCTTAATGAGGATATTGTTCGAGTTGTCCAGCAATTCTTTATTTCAGGAAGTATGCCTGATGGGATAAATGATACAACCATTGTTCTTATTCCTAAGGTGAAGCATCCTGAGTCGATAAAGGACTTTCGACCAATCAGCTTGTGTAATGTCATATATAAAATTATCTCTAAATGCCTTGTCAACAGAATGATACCCCTATTGGACGGTATAATCTCTCCTACACAAAGTGCCCTCATTGCTTTTGAATGTATGCACTCTTTAAATACATTGAAAGATAGTCGTGGTGAATATTGTACGTATAAGTTGGATCTCGCAAAAGCATATGATCGTGTGGACTGGAAGTTCCTAGAGAAAATGCTTCAAGCGTATGGTTTTGCTCCAATATGGATAAACTGGATTATGACTTGTGTTACCACTGTGAAATTTTCCATGCATTTTAATGGACAGCTCCTAGAGTCTTTTCATCCTTCACGTGGACTGAGGCAAGGGGATCCTTTGTCTCCGTATCTATTCCTCTTTGTGGCTGAAGCTTTGTCGCTGTTAATTAATGATGGGTTGGCAAGAGGGATTATCCAAGAGTTTCGACTGAACAAACATGCCCCAGGTATATCTCATCTACTCTTTGCTGATGATAGTCTCCTATTTCTCAAGGGAAACTTGGAGCAAGCTCTGAAAATTAAAGCTATTTTATCGGCGTATGAGGAAGGAACGGGTCAGCTATTAAGCCCAGATAAATGTTCCATTTTATTTGGGAAAAATGCTCTATGGAAGATCAGGTGTCCATCTTGGTTATTCTCAAGATCACGATCGATGGATTTGAGGATAAATATCTGGGTTTGCCTGTGCCAGAAGGTCGTATGAAGGCGGGTAAGTTTCAATCTACAAAAGATAAAGCGCTTAAGCGGGTGTCGGATTGGATTGAAAAATATGCCTCTAGCGGGGTGAAGGAAATTCAGATCAAGTCTGTTATTCAGGCTATTCCAGTTTATGCAATGGGTATCTTTAAATTTTCTGCTTCTTTATGTGATGAGTTATCCCGGATTATCAAGAATTTTTGGTGGGGCGATGAGGAGAATAGAAAGAGAACTCATTGGGTGTCTTGGGATAAAATGACGAGACCTAAAAGTGAAGGGGGCATGGGCTTTCGTGACCTCAAAATTTTTAATCAGGCGCTTTTGGCTAAACAAGCTTGGCGTTTATTGGTTTTTCCGGATTCTCTATGTGCAAAGGTGTTGAAAGCTAAATATTATCCTCATGGACATCTTATTGATACGGTATTTCCTCAAGCAACTTCCCTTACGTGGCAAGGAATTATGCATGGACTCGATCTGCTAAAAAAAGGTATCATATGGAGAGTGGTCGATGGTTCTAGTATAAACATTTGGAGGGATAATTGGATCCCTAGGGATTCTGGCCTTCGTATATCTGCTAAAAAGAATAGAACTAGGATCAAATGGGTGTCCGAGTTATTCATGACTGGGTCTAGGAGTTGGGATGAGAACCTAATCAGACATCTTTTCTATAGTCATGATGCAGATGAAATTCTAAAATTGTGTATTCTGAGGTTGAGTGAGGGTGATGTTATTGCTTAGCACGATGAGAAGAGTGGTTTGTTCTCTGTGAAAAGTGTGTATAGGCTGGCACTCAATCTTCAGGAATCAAAGGTTGATCCAGGTAACTCTAGTGGTGCCACGAATGGGGAAAGGAGGCTCTGGAATATAATTTGGAAGGCTAATGTCCcccagaagattggaatatttgcgTGGAGGGCTGCCTCTAATAGTTTGGCGGTTCAACTTAACAGGGTTAAACACCATCAAGCTATTCTAGGTATGTGCTCGATTTGTGGTATTGAGGATGAATGTATTTTTCATGCATTAGTGAGTTGCCCCAAGGCTCGGACGTTTCGTATGGCGTTGAAGGAAGTGTGGAATTTACCGTCCGGAGAGAATTTCAAATATTCTGGGCCCGACTGGCTTCTTATTTTGTTGGATCAATTAAATCCAACGGTGTGTGGGCAAACATTATTCATGTTCTGGAGAGCTTGGCATTTGAGGGATGATTTGATCTTTGAAAAAGGGAAGGAATCCATCTTGGCATCTGTGAGCTTTGTAGAAAATTACTGGGCTTCTTTCTCGTCTTGTCATGCAAACATGCAGGTGGAGATGTGCAACAAAGGTAGGGAAGTTCAGCCAACCACCACTATGGAGAGGAATTCTATCTCTTGGCAGCCACCCAACTCTGAGTTCTTTAAAATTAATGTTGATGCAAGTTTTGTGGAGACCATTAAAGTTGCGAGTGTGGGGTTGATTATCAGAAACCATTGTGGACAAGTTATTGTTTCATCGTGGGATTATATCGGAGCTTGCTATAGCGCCGAGGAAGCGGAACTTAGGGTGGCACTTTCTGGCCTGTATATCGGTATCACTCTTGACATGCCCATCATTTTTGAAAACTGATTGCTCTTCTGTGGCTTCTGTTTTTGGAAAAGATTGCTTTGACAGGTCACCCCTTATCGACCTAAAGAAGGAGGCAGTCAATACCTAGAAGCTACTGGTGAAGTTTCAGATATCCAAGATCAATAGGAGGGCTAATACGGTGGCTCTTGAGATTGCTAAGCTCAGTTTCGATAATAGGTCTGATGAATTATGTTTAATTCTATTTCGCCCTGTGTGGCTAAGTTTGTGATGAATGATTGTACGAACATTTTAAGTTAATTAATACATGGTGGGTTTTCAAAAaaaatggatcatgagattcctacgTTTGCGAACTACCAGTAGGTGGCTTTCACTGGCCCTTTGTTGATTAAAACTTGGCAGCGAATTCCGCTCCGTGATGACTAATTAGTTAATGAGTTGATCTGCCTACGTGCTTCCGTCTGGGTCTGGCTGTCCGGCCGCCTCCATTATACATACGGCACGCCGCCGGTGTACCTGCCACGGCAAAGATTCCGGAGAGTGCAAACAAGGAACAACTCAATAAACCATGCAAATTTTACCTGCTGCTCCGGAGGACAGCCCACCACATGCAGGCGTGGGGACACTCCGGCGCTATATATTTCTCGGGCGCCAGtctagcaacagcagcagcagcacaagctTCCCCTGactaattagctacctagccaccCTCATCCTCGGGGCGTGTGAAGATGGCGTCGAGGTCTTTGATGGTGGCGCTCCTgctcgcggcggtggcggcgacgtgCGCGCGGGCGCAGCTGCACGAGAAGTTCTACAGCGAGTCGTGCCCCAGCGTGGAGGACGTCGTGAGGAGGGAGATGGTGAGGGCGCTGTCCCTGGCGCCCAGCCTCGCCGGGCCGCTCCTCAGGATGCacttccacgactgcttcgtcaGGGTAAGCTACATTTGCATGCATGTGTACTCTACTCCCACTGCATCTGGCCTGATCACCGTGAATGTAGGGGTGCGACGGGTCTGTTCTGCTGGACTCGGCGAACAAGACAGCGGAGAAGGACGCACAGCCGAACCAGACGCTGCGAGGCTTCGGCTTCGTCGAGAGGGTGAAGGCCGCCGTGGAGAAGGCCTGCCCCGACaccgtctcctgcgccgacgtGCTCGCCCTCATTGCCAGGGACGCGGTCTGGCTGGTGAGTACTAGCCGATTTCGCAAATGTCGTCACGCGGTACATGTGGAAGGCGCCGAGTTCTAAACTTCTACTGCTGCTCGATCATCGTTTTTTCTAGAGCAAGGGGCCATTCTGGGAAGTTCCCCTCGGCCGGAGAGACGGCAGCGTGTCCATCTCCAACGAGACCGACGCCCTGCCACCTCCTACCGCCAACTTCACCGTGCTCACCCAGCTCTTCGCCGCCGTGAACCTCGACGCCAAGGACCTCGTCGTCCTCTCCGCCGGGCACACGATCGGgacgtcgcactgcttctccttctCCGACCGGCTCTACAACTTCACCGGCATGGAGAACCCCAGCGACATCGACCCCACGCTGGAGCCGCAGTACATGATGCGGCTAAAGAGCAAGTGTGCCAGCCTCAACGACAACACCACCCTCGTGGAGATGGACCCCGGTAGCTTCAAGACCTTCGACACCGACTACTTCAAGCTGGTGAGCAAGCGGAGGGGCCTCTTCCACTCCGACGGCGCCCTCCTTACCGACCCCTTCACCCGCGCCTACGTCCAGCGCCATGCCATCGGCGCCTTCAAGGACGAGTTCTTCGCCGACTTCGCCGCCTCCATGATCAAGATGGGCAACGCCAACCCGCTCACCGGCGGCCAGGGCGAGATCAGGAGCAAGTGCAGCGTGGTTAACCATTAATTCACCACCGACGAAGTGCATGCAATGCTTTTGATTAATTTGTGACCGCCCTTTCCCATGTAAATTATTACTGTTATACCTCCTTTCTCCCCCAAAATCTTTGTTCTTTTATTAATTTATTGTTTCGTTACAGCCCTGTAAAGTTTCCGCCATGAACACATGATCATATATAAACACTGTCATTTCAGCTTTTGCAATATAAATTAATCCTGAGTAGATGCAATCAATCATGCATGCAATTGCAAACCTGACATGCATGTAATGAATCAGTAACAAAGTTGCTACGCACATCAACACATCACATGCGCTGCCGTACTAGGCGACACCCTGATCTGCTGTTGACGACTATATAATTAGGAATCCGGTCAAGAATGGACTCATTATTGGTGCAGGCATGACCTGTGTTTTTTCAGATCAGCATCTGATCTGATGTGTGTTCCGTTGTGTTAGCAGCCAGCCCCACGGCCTCTCTGGCACTAAACATTTCTGAGCCGGCCGGCGTGCAACTGATCTGCTGGAAGTTAGTACAAAAGGGAAGCAATTTTTAAGCAGCCTCCCACATGCCATGCACAATTATGCATGGCTTCTTGTTGGCGCCATCTCATTCTCACCAAACCTAAAGCCAAGCTAGCTTTCTGCAACGGTACGATGGAACACTTGAGATGCCAGTTGCCAGACGTACTGGAATTGTATACAAAAATGAAACGTGTCCTAGAGAAGTATATTCAGTTTTGGTTTGGTGGGATGGCATCAACTACAAGCCATGGCTCGAGAGGGCCGCGGATCTGGGGCGAGGCCGGCTGCGAGAACACCCCCCGCCAATGTTGGCTTCAGACCAAAAATTCTGGTTCCCCTTTTTTCTGGATGATTTCTGTTTCATGTCTTCTTAAG
The sequence above is a segment of the Triticum dicoccoides isolate Atlit2015 ecotype Zavitan chromosome 1A, WEW_v2.0, whole genome shotgun sequence genome. Coding sequences within it:
- the LOC119285717 gene encoding peroxidase 1-like, with product MASRSLMVALLLAAVAATCARAQLHEKFYSESCPSVEDVVRREMVRALSLAPSLAGPLLRMHFHDCFVRGCDGSVLLDSANKTAEKDAQPNQTLRGFGFVERVKAAVEKACPDTVSCADVLALIARDAVWLSKGPFWEVPLGRRDGSVSISNETDALPPPTANFTVLTQLFAAVNLDAKDLVVLSAGHTIGTSHCFSFSDRLYNFTGMENPSDIDPTLEPQYMMRLKSKCASLNDNTTLVEMDPGSFKTFDTDYFKLVSKRRGLFHSDGALLTDPFTRAYVQRHAIGAFKDEFFADFAASMIKMGNANPLTGGQGEIRSKCSVVNH